One genomic segment of Nitrosopumilus sp. b3 includes these proteins:
- a CDS encoding FtsX-like permease family protein has protein sequence MLFNKKGSLIGAVLAVTIGILVIHVNFVIFQGLFDAIVRDISDYRNGDILVTDDADFIDKSDLSLVNWFERIPYVEAATPRLSSTAEMNMTKNGKLIEETRVPIVGVDPFRDILASTVAQTVKDGSYVFSRNSIVLGSNVARDLGGAQVGDSVKVLVVDRYGQDQIRRFTVSGIAQSPGGQGFDYTAVVHIDTLRDMMNRHGDSGSLIVKLSDPSKAFEVKEFFLRSFPNDDFIAETIEESAEQQLAGFRSGIAMINMIGYFGMMSSAFAIVTIQMMLVNGKTREIGVMRAIGAKRKDILIIFIFQGMIIGAIGAGVGTATGLGYTFYAKETKMSFNNSLPLEVSYNWEKIIQTALTSFILAIIASLYPSYRATKLLPVEAMRTV, from the coding sequence ATGCTTTTCAACAAAAAGGGCAGTCTAATAGGTGCTGTATTGGCAGTAACCATTGGAATTTTAGTTATTCATGTAAACTTTGTAATTTTTCAGGGACTCTTTGATGCCATAGTTCGAGATATCAGCGATTATCGAAATGGAGATATTCTTGTAACTGATGACGCAGATTTTATTGATAAATCCGATCTATCCCTTGTAAATTGGTTTGAGAGAATTCCATATGTTGAAGCTGCAACCCCGCGGCTTTCATCGACGGCAGAAATGAATATGACTAAAAATGGAAAATTAATTGAAGAAACTAGAGTTCCAATTGTTGGCGTTGATCCTTTTAGAGATATTCTGGCATCTACTGTAGCTCAGACTGTAAAAGATGGTTCCTATGTCTTCTCTAGAAATTCTATTGTGTTAGGATCAAATGTTGCAAGAGATCTTGGTGGAGCTCAAGTTGGAGATAGTGTCAAAGTTCTCGTAGTTGATAGATATGGCCAAGATCAAATTCGAAGATTTACTGTTTCTGGAATCGCACAATCACCTGGAGGTCAGGGGTTTGATTATACAGCTGTTGTACATATTGATACATTACGTGATATGATGAATAGACATGGTGATTCAGGATCATTAATAGTAAAACTCAGTGATCCCTCAAAGGCATTTGAAGTAAAAGAATTCTTTTTACGATCATTCCCAAATGATGATTTCATTGCAGAAACAATTGAAGAATCAGCAGAACAACAACTAGCTGGTTTTAGATCAGGTATTGCAATGATTAACATGATTGGATATTTTGGAATGATGTCCTCAGCGTTTGCCATTGTTACAATTCAGATGATGTTAGTTAATGGTAAAACAAGAGAAATTGGTGTAATGAGGGCAATAGGAGCTAAAAGAAAAGATATTCTCATAATTTTTATTTTCCAAGGAATGATAATTGGAGCAATAGGAGCTGGAGTTGGAACTGCCACAGGATTAGGTTATACATTTTATGCAAAGGAAACAAAAATGTCATTTAACAACAGTCTGCCTCTAGAAGTATCATATAATTGGGAAAAAATCATTCAAACAGCCTTAACCTCATTTATTCTTGCAATTATTGCATCATTGTATCCGTCTTATAGGGCGACTAAATTATTACCAGTGGAGGCGATGAGAACTGTCTAA
- a CDS encoding AsnC family transcriptional regulator, with the protein MDNLDMKILSRLLNNCRESDRQIGIELGISGGAVRARIKKMKEKKIIEEFFIKVEPPVLGYGVLYFVVSGENIDEILEQISLVGEPFFVVLCVGGITVCSIVVKENMKQKIQLANKLMKDVRVLSIFEAENPGFNANLTKTDLEIIEELIKDPRSRIEKIAQRTNLSTKTITRCIEKLQENDGVQFTIIYDPTKIKNYIPHAILTWINGDLKQTLEKMNKIFSKSYLQIPFIAKNQIVLFMYSDNIFKMDEITQKVRTVKNVKSADLFIPKKISFHIKWLEKAIKDFKKSSKLHLAYQTN; encoded by the coding sequence ATGGACAATTTAGATATGAAAATCCTAAGTAGATTATTAAATAATTGTAGGGAATCAGACAGGCAAATTGGAATTGAATTAGGAATTTCTGGGGGAGCAGTACGAGCTAGAATTAAAAAAATGAAAGAAAAAAAGATCATAGAAGAATTTTTCATAAAAGTTGAGCCTCCAGTATTGGGTTATGGAGTTTTGTATTTTGTTGTGTCAGGAGAAAACATTGACGAAATTTTAGAACAGATCAGTCTTGTGGGTGAACCATTTTTTGTTGTACTATGTGTAGGCGGAATCACTGTTTGCAGTATTGTAGTAAAAGAGAATATGAAACAAAAAATTCAGCTGGCAAATAAATTGATGAAAGACGTTAGAGTTTTATCAATTTTTGAGGCAGAAAATCCAGGATTTAATGCAAATCTTACAAAGACAGATTTAGAAATTATAGAAGAATTAATCAAAGATCCTAGATCAAGAATTGAAAAAATCGCTCAAAGGACAAATTTATCAACAAAAACAATTACAAGGTGCATTGAAAAATTACAAGAAAATGATGGAGTTCAATTTACAATAATTTATGACCCTACAAAAATTAAAAATTACATTCCACATGCAATACTTACATGGATTAATGGAGATCTTAAGCAGACACTTGAGAAAATGAATAAAATATTTTCAAAATCATATTTACAAATTCCATTTATTGCTAAAAATCAAATTGTTTTGTTTATGTATAGTGATAATATTTTCAAAATGGATGAAATAACACAAAAAGTTAGAACTGTAAAAAATGTAAAATCAGCAGATTTGTTCATTCCAAAAAAAATTTCATTCCATATTAAATGGTTAGAAAAAGCTATTAAGGATTTTAAGAAATCATCTAAATTACATCTAGCATATCAAACAAATTAA
- a CDS encoding NUDIX hydrolase: MRKEKIYEGKILGLSVYDGKIEGRKVKREMIEHRGAAAMLAFDEEKKVILVKQHRFPHGYVLEIPAGTLEKKEEPVKCAFRELEEETGYRAKKMTHLITYYPSIGYNTEVIHCFVASGLKKIADLKLDDDEILSVVKMDLKKLIKMIKTGKIQDSKTICAVLTYAAKKKLY; encoded by the coding sequence ATGAGAAAAGAGAAGATCTATGAAGGAAAAATTTTAGGTCTTAGTGTTTATGATGGAAAAATAGAAGGAAGAAAAGTAAAACGTGAAATGATAGAGCATAGAGGTGCAGCAGCAATGCTTGCATTTGATGAAGAAAAAAAAGTTATTCTTGTGAAGCAACATAGATTTCCACATGGGTATGTTTTAGAAATTCCTGCAGGAACATTAGAAAAAAAAGAAGAGCCAGTAAAATGTGCATTTAGAGAATTAGAAGAGGAGACTGGATACAGAGCAAAAAAAATGACACATCTAATTACTTACTATCCTTCAATTGGATATAATACAGAAGTAATTCATTGTTTTGTAGCCTCGGGATTAAAGAAAATTGCGGATTTGAAGCTAGACGATGATGAGATTTTATCTGTTGTAAAAATGGATTTGAAGAAATTGATCAAAATGATCAAAACTGGAAAAATTCAAGATTCAAAAACAATATGTGCAGTCCTGACATATGCTGCAAAAAAGAAACTTTACTAG
- a CDS encoding phosphate uptake regulator PhoU, producing the protein MTKFIRRLQKIGSTILVSLPKEWVDENNLDKTSQVELETGHDSISISLNKESRRTKELVISYPLPKEENIVADITGAYLLGYDVFKINSKSSIPGEDREKIRNSMRRLVGMEIIEEDASHIDMQFLLDATTLDPQKILKRMSSIALGMYDDASKGLILEDKSNLETLSKRDVEVNRQYFLLVRLIRSALVDKKLANAFNLENIDVLDYRVAANLLENAGDSIVELSNFIYNSSLSEEHSKKIFDIVKDFGIFAEKSIDAFAKPDRLLAIEAISLHKKYEQNLSRLRSTLGNKKQIPIEFLDLVYMYEKIAQSWADVADLVKPIYNK; encoded by the coding sequence TTGACTAAATTCATTCGACGCCTACAAAAAATTGGAAGTACCATCCTAGTATCACTTCCAAAAGAATGGGTTGATGAAAATAATCTAGACAAAACTAGTCAAGTTGAACTGGAAACTGGACATGATAGCATCTCAATATCCCTTAACAAAGAATCTCGTCGAACAAAAGAACTAGTAATATCCTACCCATTACCAAAAGAAGAAAATATAGTAGCTGACATTACGGGAGCTTATCTTTTAGGATATGATGTATTCAAGATTAATTCTAAATCTAGTATACCTGGAGAAGATAGAGAAAAAATTCGTAATTCAATGAGACGATTAGTAGGGATGGAAATTATTGAAGAAGATGCATCTCATATTGACATGCAATTTCTTTTAGATGCAACAACCCTTGATCCTCAGAAAATTCTAAAAAGAATGAGTTCAATTGCACTTGGAATGTATGACGATGCATCAAAAGGATTGATTTTAGAAGATAAATCCAATTTGGAAACACTATCAAAACGTGATGTTGAAGTAAATCGCCAATATTTTTTATTGGTTCGTTTAATTCGTAGTGCACTAGTTGATAAAAAATTAGCTAATGCATTTAATTTAGAAAATATTGATGTTCTTGATTATAGAGTAGCAGCCAATCTTCTTGAAAATGCGGGAGATTCTATTGTTGAACTTTCAAATTTCATTTACAATTCATCTTTATCAGAAGAACATTCAAAAAAGATTTTTGATATTGTAAAAGATTTTGGAATATTTGCAGAAAAATCAATTGATGCATTTGCAAAACCTGATAGACTCTTAGCCATTGAAGCAATATCCTTACATAAAAAATATGAACAAAATCTAAGTAGATTAAGATCTACATTAGGTAATAAAAAACAAATTCCAATTGAATTTCTTGATTTAGTATACATGTATGAAAAGATTGCACAATCTTGGGCTGATGTTGCCGATCTTGTAAAACCAATTTACAATAAATAG
- a CDS encoding GHMP kinase, whose amino-acid sequence MEAKAFCPAHITGFFTAHIEDPHQDLEHLGSMGAGFSIKQGVTTRVKIETKNNQESHFCISTKGHQSDKTDVSEYVLNEFLKLGEFSDKFFDIEHEILIPVGYGLGSSSAVALSLSYALDQALNTKLDKKRIGQIAHNAEVNCKTGLGDVLASYHGGFEIRIKPGAPGIGSVEKIITDKIVIMMICFSPISTNKFIKERLSQINGLGGKMVNKLLESKNYEHFQDMSLEFAKYVDVMTPRMQKLVDELSKNEIKCGIALFGETVFSMIPKEKESIVLNILQKYPEGIIIKSELDNQGARVLFN is encoded by the coding sequence ATGGAGGCTAAGGCATTTTGTCCCGCTCACATTACAGGCTTTTTTACAGCACACATAGAGGACCCTCATCAAGATTTAGAGCATCTGGGTTCTATGGGTGCAGGTTTTTCCATTAAACAAGGAGTAACTACTAGAGTAAAAATTGAAACAAAAAATAATCAAGAATCACATTTTTGCATTTCAACAAAAGGGCATCAATCAGATAAAACTGATGTGTCAGAGTATGTCTTAAATGAATTCTTAAAGCTTGGGGAATTTTCTGATAAGTTTTTTGATATTGAACATGAAATATTGATACCAGTAGGATATGGTCTAGGTTCTAGTAGCGCTGTTGCTTTATCACTATCTTATGCATTAGATCAAGCTCTTAATACAAAATTAGATAAAAAAAGAATTGGACAAATAGCACATAATGCAGAAGTAAATTGTAAAACAGGGCTCGGAGATGTTTTAGCATCATATCATGGAGGTTTTGAAATTCGTATTAAACCTGGAGCGCCAGGAATTGGAAGTGTTGAAAAAATAATTACAGATAAAATTGTAATTATGATGATATGTTTTTCTCCAATTTCTACAAATAAATTCATCAAAGAACGTTTGTCTCAAATCAATGGTCTTGGTGGAAAAATGGTAAACAAATTATTAGAATCAAAAAACTACGAGCATTTTCAAGATATGTCATTAGAATTTGCTAAATATGTTGATGTTATGACTCCAAGAATGCAAAAATTAGTTGATGAATTATCTAAGAATGAAATTAAATGTGGAATTGCATTATTTGGTGAAACAGTTTTTTCAATGATTCCTAAAGAAAAAGAAAGTATTGTTTTGAATATTTTACAGAAATATCCAGAGGGAATAATTATCAAATCAGAATTAGATAATCAAGGAGCACGAGTTCTTTTTAATTAA